AAAGTCATCTAGATGCAGCATGGtagaaaatattgaaataatacagatgcatgaatttgaaacaACTCAAACAACAGATTATTCCCTTCTTCAGATATTTGCTGTATAAAGAACACTAAAAGCATCAACCATCATGATACTTGGCAGTGGCCcatgaataaataaaacaaGCAGATGCAAATCACAAGAAAGCAGACATATATAAAGATTCAAGAAAAAGGAAACCGTTAAAGAGAAAGAGATTACAAGTTGACATACTTCAATTCTTGAAGAACAAAAATTGTGTATCCTAAATCATCTTTTACGTATCAAATATGTTTCTTTATTTCCTATTGTGTTTGAACATTATGAGAAAGATGATTTCTGGTACCTTAATTCCATCTACATTAATTTCGTCGCCGTTCCTTCCCTGCCCTTGCTGATTCCTTCTCGCATTATTCCTACGATTGCCTggatttcttcttctctttggcTTCAAAATTATGTAACTATTGTCGTTAGGACTACATGTATATTGCAgtaaaagagaagagaagagacgAGGTGTTTACCATTTCCAATAATTGAAGACGACCGGCAAGAAAAGACTGACGGAGATGTTGTGGTTTCTTGAAGAGACGAGACGTACAGTAAGCAAGTTGGCACCAGAGAGTTGCAGTCGCTCGTGTCCAGAGAGAATATGAAAAAGGCGGGATCTAAGCTCAGTTTTATAGCCCAAAGCAACACCATTTTTACTGTTTTACAGTTACCAATTACCATTTACCGTATAACGACTTCAGTTACTATTTACTGAATAACGACTTCAATGCTTACGTAAGCAATCCATGCGGTCTTCATTTTCCTTCTTTtactgtttattttttattttagcttaatttaatacttttaattaattgaaccaataaaaatagattaattaattaaaacgaTCAATATCCAAgtatatttacattttaattttaattttttaattttaatttaattgattcaacttttatatttttatataattttaattcaccaataaatttttaaattttaataatttacatagcactttaataatttaattgggatgtcatatcatatatattattattacttttctatatgaattaattattaaataattaaaaattttaatatttatatcattttatattttaaattaaacatttaaattttatattaattaatataatatttacatttaaatataattttattcgattttcaagaattaaaatataagaatttagatgaaaataatattaatttatatttatgaaaattttataataatatattatttttaattatttattatatattgctattttaaattaaataatatatttattataaaatatttataactattattataaaaataaaatttatagaaaatgCGAATATCATATTTAACgattagattatttatttttaattttaattttaaaaattaatcaaattatattcaaatataattgttaaatcaatttgtttaaaatttaaatatttggattaaaatataaaaaaatataaatgttgagtttttttaatcaataaattaatttttaaaaaaataataataataatatacgtCATATACTAGATTATTAAATtgttaaattatcaaatttaaaaatatataaatcaactaaaattatattaaaaaataaaaattgaaataattaaattaaaattagaatatttaaattaaaacgtAAATACGTTtaccataaaaataataagatgtttttcaaattttttataataaaaaaatatatgtttcaAAATATTTACTCTTGAAAAATTCTTCAATAACCTATGTCAACAATATTTCAATTGAAGGCATCACAACTGAGGCTTTACTATGCTCTCAAAGAGCTCATTCTTTCTACTATGCGCAACTCCTTGAATCGCACCAGAGGCTCAATACTTCATCCACTACGCTCTCACCGGCACCGCAGTTGGACATTTGATTTGCCTCCGATCCCGTCCTTGAGCCACTTTGAGATCGAGTCGGGCCTAATTAACTCGGCCAACTCACGCTTAGACGATTTTCTATAGAGTTTTACTCGAGATTTGCTTCAACATGGTGAGAGACTATTACTATCTTCTCTCCTTTGGTTGAACTACAATCAAAGATATTGTATCAGATCATGGCAATTGAAAGGGAGAATGAAATTACTGGTATATTTACAGGAACTCTCACAGGAAACACTTCCGGCGTTGGAGATGAATCTCAAAGGACATGAGAGAATGTGCTTGAATCTGAGGATTTGGAACTTGCTCAAAGGTAATGAAAAAGCTAGTGCCTTCAAGCACATTTTTTTATGGAGTTCATCAGATTTTTAACCGAAAAAGTCACAGCCAGCAATAGGTGCTTGAAGTGGCATAACAAGAGATCCCGAAgggtttcttttttcttttttttttttccttcaattatttgaaaaatatttacaaaaatttaatggTTATATGTTAAGTAAaatttactttcttttctctcaattaataaaaaataatgttacagagatttaaattcataaaaaaaagcCAACTTCATAaccattatattaaatatttatattttttcataatttttttataaacatttACTTTAATAATCTGCAACTCTCTGGTGCCAACTTGCTTACTGTACGTCTCGTCTCTTCAAGAAACCACAACATCTCCGTCAGTCTTTTCTTGCCGGTCGTCTTCAATTATTGGAAATGGTAAACACCTcgtctcttctcttctcttttacTGCAATATACATGTAGTCCTAACGACAATAGTTACATAATTTTGAAgccaaagagaagaagaaatccAGGCAATCGTAGGAATAATGCGAGAAGGAATCAGCAAGGGCAGGGAAGGAACGGCGACGAAATTAATGTAGATGGAATTAAGGTACCAGAAATCATCTTTCTCATAATGTTCAAACACAATAGGAAATAAAGAAACATATTTGATACGTAAAAGATGATTTAGGATACACAATTTTTGTTCTTCAAGAATTGAAGTATGTCAACTTGTAATCTCTTTCTCTTTAACGGTTTCCTTTTTCTTGAATCTTTATATATGTCTGCTTTCTTGTGATTTGCATCTGCttgttttatttattcatgGGCCACTGCCAAGTATCATGATGGTTGATGCTTTTAGTGTTCTTTATACAGCAAATATCTGAAGAAGGGAATAATCTGTTGTTTGAGTtgtttcaaattcatgcatctgtattatttcaatattttctaCCATGCTGCATCTAGATGACTTTTTAAATTGTGAAATCTGGAATTCTTGAGTAATTAtggaattgatttattttatgcGATGCATTTCCCCCTTGTTACATAAAATTAGTTACCAACTGATATTCCCTTGACCACATTTACATTCCAGGAAATGCTGAAGGATGTAGTGACAACTAAAACTTATCAAAATGTTATATATCAGAATAAGTTTCTGTTTAAGAATAAAATAGTACTTGATGTTGGCGCTGGAACTGGAATTATATCCCTATTTTGTGCAAAAGCTGGGGCTGCACATGTTTATGCGGTATGTGTTCACTTCTTTCCTTTCTTCTATTCAGCAAGGAATTGTTTCAATCAAGATGCTACGATTAGGCATGTCATATTTTGTGTTTTTGTCAtgtgtttttttatattaaatgtgGTTGCCTGCTTTTTCATTTTTAGGTTGAGTGCTCAGACATGGCTGACATGGCAAAAGAAATAGTTGAATCAAATGGTTTTTCAGAAGGTaatatgtttgtgttatgatgtttTGCTAATTCTACTGTCTTTCTATATTCCTTCAAAGTAGTCAGTGACTCTGccctttttttcttaaataaaatattgttaCAGTTGTAACGGTTTTGAAGGGAGAGATTGAAGAAATTGAGCTACCAGTTGCTAAAGTAGATATTATAATTTCAGAGTGGATGGGATATTTTCTATTGTATGAAAATATGTTAAACACGGTCCTCTATGCACGAGATAAATGGCTTGTAAGTTGTATTTCATTTTTCACTTTATTCTCTGACTGTGCAGAACATTGTTATATCAATTGTAGTTCTTTGATATAAGAAATCAATGGTGTCAACTTTTCTTGTGCTTTGCTGGTTTTCAGGTCAGTGAGGGAATTCTTCTACCAGACAAAGCTTCCCTTTATTTGACAGCCATTGAGGATGCAGACTACAAAGAAGATAAGACTGAATGTGAGTCtcttgaatttctaatgcatacaagTATATTTTTTAGTCGTTTTCTTTAGGCTCCAAAATTTGGATAGTTTTGGGGACTCTTCTCTCATATCAATTCCATGAATGGGGCTTTTAGTTTTTCTTAGACTTTCTCTTCTATGCATGTGTTTCTGTAAGCTGAAAAATTATTGGATCTTGTTTGTAATGGTTGTTTGGTCCCTTTTGCTCTCACACTACTCCAGTTTGGAATAATGTGTATGGCTTTAACATGAGTTGCATCAAGAAGCAAGCCATCATGGAACCTCTTGTTGATACTGTTGATCAGAAACAAATTGTCACAGACTGCCAGCTCCTCAAGGTGGGATATGCATAAACTTGTGTGTGTGCCAAAAACACGTATGTGCATGTAGACAAGGATGTATGcttgtttaaaaattttttggTCTATACTTTTGTTGGGTGTTCTTCCCTGTTTTGGTGATCGTTTGGTTTACTTCACCTCATTTCAGATTATGGATATCTGTCAAATGGTTTCTGGGGACGCTTCCTTCACAGTTCCTTTTAAGCTTGTGGCTGAGCGGGATGATTACATCCATGCCTTGGTGGCCTACTTTGATGTGTCATTTACCAAATGTCCCAAGTTAATGGGCTTCTCTATAGgttaatcttttttttatttatgcttTTATGTGCTGTTTGTCTAGTCATTTGGATTAGATGCTTGTCTTTGTAAAATTCAATGAGTTTGAAGGTCACCTCAAAAATACTACACATTTCATTACTTTGAGCATCGTCATCACGAGACTAATACAAGTCTAAAGTTAAAAGTTAGAATGACAACTTGACAGTACGTGGGGGATTGTACGCGGCCAGTTGGTTGTGTGTTGTGCCTGAACAATGCTCTGTCCATTGTCTACATTTCATTCTTAGAATAGCATATTGGGGAAGACTTTATGCTTCTCTGACGAACTCAAATCAATGCAGGGCCAAGATCACGGGCTACACACTGGAAGCAAACAATTCTGtacctagaagatgtgttaacTATATGTGAAGGGGAAGTCTTATCTGGGAACATGACTGTCGCACCGAACCAAAAAGATCCTCGCGACATTGATATAATGATCAAATATGCATTCAATGGGCAGCGGTGTGTGGTCTCAAGAACTCAATATTATAAGATGTGGTGAAGTAATCTACAtgttattcaaaattcaaagcaGTAGTGGCAAAGGTGATGCTTAACCACAACTTCTATCTAGTAAGTTGCTTTCTATTTGGGAGCTGAGTGTATTTCTTATTTCTatctgtgtaacagcccggaaaccggtacacctctagtaacggcccgacctgctcggcgctaggattcggatcggcttaaggccgccggaacccgtagcaagcctgctaaacatcctgaactttaggtataatcccatgcatgatcaaactttttcataaaacttaagccttggtctcataaaaacctttaaacttgttttcctttccttagcttgacctatgcatgaaaacatagaacctcttACCAAAAGGggcatcaagcttgctttaaaacatatccgctttgggtcaagggattggaaccctttcttccctcacggccattcaaaactcataacattaaaacattttctcaagatcatgcaaaacaaaaagggattaacccacactctaggcaaagcacaattctatacttTTCTTACTTGGCTCTATTTCTTAATAAGCTCTTTCATCATAAACCATACCCTATCCATTCATACAAAAGTCCTTATATCATCATCAagcatgtccacaactaagctatacaagcaaataacatacatagcattacataacataacatctctttagcaacttccttacataactatcactatctccaaaaacatatacatacaagcATCTCTTAACATAAACAAATACAGCTAaactattacaaccaaacatggcaacccatgcttgaacctcttctatcccatagttctttctgacttactctggcttacttactctggccctgcaaaactggggttaagggaaaggggtgagctacaagagcccagtgagtagaaacagaggaaaacagttcattaattacatgctctcatgaaatgcgtcatatcacaaagaaatcacataactgtctctggtccgtctcggggctcatgcagataactattccccacggagtgtttttagagagtactcttgaattgctagcatctttactctcaaggatcggacatgaccccaaaaatccctctgtcggtgcccggctccccaaagaagctcacaaaggcctgtaacatacatgacatggtgtctggtccacagagagctcacatggactttcctacaggtactcgtccggctctcaaaggacatagacaagactcaatgacagatatgggctattggagtcgccttggtccaaacctacctcagcatcaacatgaaataatgcaatgcaacatattcgtgaactagtgcaatcaacctactatacataatcatgatgcatgctcatgctttaggcattagaatttcttaaaataaaacattaagtttagttctactcacctgaagccactgctcaacaaactctgggtcaactagcactgaagc
The genomic region above belongs to Manihot esculenta cultivar AM560-2 chromosome 3, M.esculenta_v8, whole genome shotgun sequence and contains:
- the LOC122723250 gene encoding protein arginine N-methyltransferase 1.1-like, translating into MPKRRRNPGNRRNNARRNQQGQGRNGDEINVDGIKEMLKDVVTTKTYQNVIYQNKFLFKNKIVLDVGAGTGIISLFCAKAGAAHVYAVECSDMADMAKEIVESNGFSEVVTVLKGEIEEIELPVAKVDIIISEWMGYFLLYENMLNTVLYARDKWLVSEGILLPDKASLYLTAIEDADYKEDKTEFWNNVYGFNMSCIKKQAIMEPLVDTVDQKQIVTDCQLLKIMDICQMVSGDASFTVPFKLVAERDDYIHALVAYFDVSFTKCPKLMGFSIGPRSRATHWKQTILYLEDVLTICEGEVLSGNMTVAPNQKDPRDIDIMIKYAFNGQRCVVSRTQYYKMW